The following are encoded together in the Natronincola ferrireducens genome:
- the sigF gene encoding RNA polymerase sporulation sigma factor SigF translates to MNIPAFSGEYNEILGHEETMELIKKAQKGDMQAQETLVSHNLGLVRSMINRFANRGYEKEDLFQLGCIGLIKAIKKFDSSYDVKFSTYAVPMIVGEIKRFLRDDGIIKVSRNLKQTASKVKIAKEKLFKELGREATLQELAIELNIDKEEIVMALDSNAHPEYLYDIIHHDDGAPIYLIDKISKDESLNDADLIDKLLLQDTLAKLEARERQIIMLRYFKDKTQTEIAEILGISQVQVSRIEKKVLQCMKELMKKT, encoded by the coding sequence ATGAATATACCAGCGTTTTCAGGGGAGTACAACGAAATACTAGGGCATGAGGAAACAATGGAGCTCATAAAAAAAGCCCAAAAAGGAGATATGCAGGCACAAGAAACTTTAGTAAGTCATAATCTTGGATTAGTTAGAAGTATGATTAATCGTTTTGCTAATAGGGGCTATGAAAAGGAAGATTTATTTCAGTTGGGTTGTATAGGATTAATAAAGGCTATTAAGAAATTTGACTCTAGTTATGATGTAAAATTTTCAACCTATGCTGTTCCAATGATTGTTGGAGAAATAAAACGATTTCTAAGGGATGATGGTATTATTAAGGTTTCTAGAAATTTGAAGCAGACAGCTTCTAAAGTAAAAATAGCCAAAGAAAAGCTGTTTAAGGAGTTGGGGCGAGAAGCAACGTTGCAAGAGCTTGCTATTGAATTAAATATTGATAAAGAAGAAATCGTTATGGCACTAGACTCTAATGCCCATCCAGAGTATCTATATGATATTATCCACCACGACGATGGAGCCCCCATATACTTAATAGACAAGATTAGCAAAGACGAATCCTTAAATGATGCAGATCTTATTGACAAGTTATTACTACAGGATACCTTAGCTAAATTAGAAGCTAGAGAGCGTCAAATTATTATGCTACGTTATTTTAAAGATAAGACCCAAACAGAGATAGCAGAAATCTTAGGAATATCCCAAGTACAGGTTTCAAGAATAGAAAAAAAGGTTTTGCAGTGTATGAAGGAGTTGATGAAGAAGACTTAA
- the spoIIAB gene encoding anti-sigma F factor produces MEYKNYMKLEFDNKSQNEAFARIVVAAFASQLDPTIEEISDIKTAVSEAVTNSIIHGYENKSGLVTITCRINADELEIIVEDEGIGIEDIERAREPLYTSKPDLERSGMGFTVMETFMDYIDVYSEIGKGTKITMMKKFKSLSED; encoded by the coding sequence ATGGAATACAAAAACTATATGAAATTAGAGTTTGATAACAAGTCTCAAAATGAAGCTTTTGCTAGGATTGTTGTAGCTGCCTTCGCTTCACAACTAGACCCCACTATTGAAGAAATTTCAGATATAAAAACAGCTGTTTCAGAAGCCGTCACCAATTCAATTATCCATGGATATGAAAATAAAAGTGGTTTAGTAACAATAACATGTAGAATAAATGCTGATGAATTGGAAATTATAGTAGAAGATGAAGGTATAGGTATAGAAGATATAGAAAGGGCTAGAGAACCATTATATACTTCTAAGCCTGATCTGGAACGTTCTGGAATGGGTTTTACGGTTATGGAAACTTTCATGGACTATATAGATGTATATTCTGAGATTGGAAAGGGAACAAAAATAACTATGATGAAGAAGTTTAAAAGCCTGAGTGAAGATTAA
- the spoIIAA gene encoding anti-sigma F factor antagonist has product MQLYYEIIENTLIVKLKGELDHHVAQQIRTELDEMIINKRSKNLIFDLKELKFMDSSGIGVIIGRYKNINKLGGKVAVVEVSEKIDKIFSLAGLYRIIGKYKNKTDALKSV; this is encoded by the coding sequence TTGCAATTATACTATGAAATTATAGAAAACACTCTAATTGTAAAGCTAAAAGGAGAGTTGGACCACCATGTTGCACAACAAATAAGAACAGAGCTAGATGAAATGATTATAAATAAACGCTCAAAGAATTTAATTTTTGATTTAAAGGAGCTAAAATTTATGGATAGCTCAGGCATAGGGGTTATTATTGGTCGATACAAAAATATCAATAAGCTTGGGGGAAAGGTAGCAGTAGTGGAAGTATCTGAAAAAATAGATAAAATATTTAGCTTGGCTGGTTTGTATCGTATTATTGGTAAATATAAAAACAAAACTGATGCTCTCAAAAGTGTGTAA
- the pflB gene encoding formate C-acetyltransferase → MNNTYKFKTAKWTEGIDVRSFIQANYSPYYGNHDFLVEPTDETKKLWDEVLRLMELERKNNGTLDIDTDTISTIISHQPGYIDKDREKIVGLQTDMPLKRAVMPYGGIRMVESACKAYGYELNQQIKDIFRNYRKTHNDGVFDAYTEEMLAARKAGIITGLPDAYGRGRIIGDYRRVALYGVDRLIEDKVQQKKSLELDSIDEAAIRLREEIQEQIKALQELKDMAKSYGFDISNGAANAFEAVQWLYFAYLAAVKEQNGAAMSLGRVSTFLDIYIERDIAEGRLTEEEAQELVDHFVMKLRMVRFLRTPDYNELFSGDPTWITECIGGMGLDGRPLVTKTSFRILHTLYNLGAAPEPNLTVLWSDQLPENFKNYCSKVSIDTSSLQYESDDLMRPYWGDDYGIACCVSAMPIGKQMQFFGARCNLAKALLYAINGGRDEMTGLQIGPKFESITSEYLDYDEVMDKFNTFIDWIAKLYVNTLNVIHYMHDKYAYEKIQMALHDRDVIRTMACGIAGLSVCTDALSAIKYSKVKTVRNEAGLVVDYEIQGDFPKYGNNEDVVDKIAVTLVKRFMDAIRKNKTYRNAIPTQSVLTITSNVVYGKKTGSTPDGRQKGEPFAPGANPMHGRDTKGALASLASVAKLPYEDAQDGISYTFSVVPKALGKTLEDRVKILTSLLDGYFSQGGHHININVFDRETLIDAMEHPEKYPQLTIRVSGYAVNFIKLTKEQQMDVIDRTFHGTIH, encoded by the coding sequence ATGAATAATACTTATAAATTTAAAACTGCTAAGTGGACTGAAGGGATAGATGTAAGGAGCTTTATACAGGCCAACTATTCTCCCTATTATGGTAATCATGATTTTTTAGTAGAACCTACTGATGAAACTAAGAAGCTTTGGGATGAAGTGCTAAGACTCATGGAGCTAGAACGAAAAAACAATGGTACCCTTGATATAGATACTGATACGATTTCCACTATTATATCCCATCAACCAGGTTATATTGACAAAGATAGAGAAAAAATCGTTGGGCTGCAAACCGATATGCCTCTTAAAAGAGCTGTTATGCCCTATGGTGGCATTCGGATGGTGGAGAGCGCGTGTAAAGCCTATGGTTACGAACTAAATCAACAAATAAAAGATATCTTCCGTAATTACAGGAAAACCCATAATGATGGTGTTTTTGATGCTTATACTGAAGAAATGTTGGCTGCTAGAAAAGCCGGTATTATAACAGGTCTGCCAGATGCCTATGGTCGAGGTAGAATTATAGGAGATTATAGGAGGGTTGCCCTTTATGGTGTTGATAGATTGATAGAGGATAAGGTGCAACAGAAAAAATCATTAGAACTTGATTCTATAGATGAAGCTGCAATCCGATTAAGAGAAGAAATACAGGAGCAAATTAAAGCATTACAAGAATTAAAGGACATGGCTAAATCCTACGGATTTGATATATCCAATGGAGCTGCTAATGCCTTTGAAGCAGTTCAATGGCTATACTTTGCATATTTAGCTGCTGTAAAAGAGCAAAATGGTGCAGCTATGAGCTTAGGTAGAGTTTCAACCTTCTTAGATATTTATATCGAAAGAGATATTGCTGAGGGTAGATTAACCGAAGAGGAAGCCCAAGAGTTAGTTGATCATTTCGTTATGAAGCTAAGAATGGTAAGGTTTTTAAGAACACCAGATTATAATGAACTCTTTAGCGGTGATCCTACTTGGATTACAGAATGTATAGGAGGTATGGGTTTAGATGGAAGACCTCTTGTTACAAAAACTTCCTTTAGAATCCTTCATACTCTATATAATTTAGGTGCTGCACCAGAGCCTAACTTAACCGTTCTATGGTCAGACCAGCTTCCAGAAAACTTTAAAAATTACTGTTCAAAGGTATCCATCGACACTAGCTCCCTACAATATGAAAGTGATGATTTAATGCGTCCCTATTGGGGAGATGATTATGGTATTGCCTGCTGTGTATCAGCTATGCCCATTGGAAAGCAAATGCAATTCTTTGGAGCCAGATGCAACTTAGCTAAAGCTTTACTTTATGCTATTAACGGTGGTAGAGACGAGATGACAGGTCTTCAAATAGGGCCTAAATTTGAATCCATCACTTCTGAATATTTAGATTATGATGAGGTAATGGATAAATTTAATACATTTATTGATTGGATTGCCAAGCTCTATGTAAATACCTTAAACGTAATTCATTATATGCATGATAAATACGCCTATGAGAAAATACAAATGGCTCTCCATGATCGTGATGTGATTAGAACAATGGCTTGCGGCATTGCAGGTTTATCTGTGTGCACAGACGCCTTAAGTGCTATTAAATATAGTAAAGTAAAGACTGTTAGAAATGAGGCTGGCCTTGTAGTTGATTATGAAATCCAAGGGGATTTCCCTAAGTACGGCAATAATGAGGATGTAGTGGATAAGATAGCCGTAACCCTTGTAAAACGGTTTATGGATGCCATCAGAAAAAACAAAACCTATAGAAATGCCATCCCAACCCAATCAGTATTAACCATAACCTCTAACGTTGTATATGGTAAGAAAACCGGGAGTACACCAGATGGAAGACAAAAAGGCGAACCCTTTGCTCCAGGTGCTAATCCTATGCATGGTAGGGATACAAAGGGAGCCTTAGCATCTTTGGCATCTGTTGCTAAACTCCCCTACGAAGATGCTCAAGACGGTATTTCCTACACCTTTTCTGTTGTGCCAAAGGCCTTAGGAAAAACATTAGAGGATAGAGTGAAGATTTTGACCTCTTTACTTGACGGTTATTTTTCTCAAGGAGGACACCATATTAATATTAACGTATTTGATAGAGAAACGTTAATTGATGCTATGGAGCATCCAGAAAAGTATCCTCAACTAACTATTCGTGTTTCTGGGTATGCTGTTAACTTTATTAAATTAACTAAAGAACAACAAATGGACGTTATTGATAGAACCTTCCATGGAACTATCCACTAA
- the pflA gene encoding pyruvate formate-lyase-activating protein codes for MSIKGRIHSVETFGTVDGPGIRYIVFFQGCPLKCKFCHNRDTWNLQGGKETTVEAVVEDIKKYIPFMNASGGGVTISGGEPTLQMEFLLSLLKELKKYDIHVALDTSGFIKLQPELEEILKYIDLVLLDIKHMSPKKHKDLTGVANDRILSFAKYIDAKGIDIWIRHVVIPTLTNGIEDIELMAQFILSLNSVKKVELLPYHSMGKFKWKTIEGFYPLENIPDATEGDLLKAKHSFAQYGLNISSESKLA; via the coding sequence ATGTCTATAAAGGGTCGAATTCATTCTGTTGAAACCTTTGGTACCGTTGATGGACCAGGTATTCGCTATATTGTTTTTTTTCAAGGTTGTCCTTTAAAGTGTAAATTTTGTCATAATAGGGATACGTGGAATTTACAAGGAGGCAAAGAAACAACTGTTGAAGCTGTAGTAGAAGATATTAAAAAATATATTCCTTTTATGAATGCCTCTGGGGGTGGTGTTACCATCAGTGGCGGTGAGCCTACCCTACAAATGGAGTTTTTGTTGAGCTTACTGAAGGAGTTAAAGAAATATGACATTCATGTTGCTTTAGATACTTCGGGTTTTATAAAGCTTCAACCGGAATTAGAGGAAATATTAAAGTATATTGACCTAGTTCTTTTAGATATAAAGCATATGTCTCCAAAAAAACATAAAGATTTGACCGGGGTTGCTAATGATCGTATCTTATCTTTTGCAAAATATATCGATGCTAAAGGAATAGATATTTGGATCAGACATGTTGTTATCCCTACTTTGACCAATGGAATAGAGGATATTGAACTAATGGCACAGTTTATTCTTTCTCTAAATTCAGTAAAAAAGGTGGAACTTCTACCTTATCACTCTATGGGAAAATTCAAATGGAAAACTATTGAAGGTTTTTATCCTTTAGAAAACATTCCAGACGCTACAGAGGGTGACCTTTTAAAAGCAAAGCATTCATTTGCTCAATACGGGTTGAATATTTCATCAGAATCTAAACTTGCATAG
- a CDS encoding MogA/MoaB family molybdenum cofactor biosynthesis protein, with protein sequence MEFTIGVVTASDKGSIGQRQDTSGPLIAEILQDLGGILKEYVIVPDERQKIADTLQYMCDVTKLDVIFTTGGTGFSPRDVTPEATLDVIERLVPGIPEAIRMKSLSITPKAMLSRGVAGIRKQTLIINLPGSPKGVRESLEVILPALSHGIGILKGIEGECGNHKK encoded by the coding sequence ATGGAATTTACTATTGGTGTAGTTACCGCCAGTGACAAGGGCTCCATTGGCCAGCGACAGGATACAAGTGGTCCTTTAATCGCTGAAATTTTACAGGATTTAGGAGGGATTTTAAAGGAATATGTAATTGTTCCTGACGAAAGACAAAAAATTGCTGATACCCTTCAATATATGTGTGATGTTACAAAGCTAGATGTTATTTTTACTACTGGAGGTACGGGCTTTTCTCCTAGAGATGTTACACCTGAAGCAACTCTTGATGTTATCGAAAGACTGGTTCCAGGTATCCCTGAAGCTATCCGGATGAAAAGCCTTTCTATCACTCCTAAGGCTATGTTATCCCGTGGTGTAGCTGGTATTCGAAAACAAACCCTCATTATTAATTTGCCTGGTAGCCCTAAAGGGGTTCGAGAAAGCTTAGAGGTAATCTTACCAGCTCTTTCCCATGGTATTGGTATATTAAAAGGTATTGAAGGAGAGTGTGGTAATCATAAAAAA